A single Crateriforma conspicua DNA region contains:
- a CDS encoding alpha/beta hydrolase-fold protein yields MTRQVLTRCSGLFLLAAVSAAPLNAQVAESYPVHPDAVAQDSVPRGEVTAHTWNDSKIYPGTHRDYFVYVPSQYDGTEPAAVMVFQDGQKYVRKNSTWALPNVFDNLIHRGEMPVTIAICINPGVVPGGDAESQDRFNRSFEYDSVSDRYARFVIDEILPTVGKKYRLTDDPNLRAIGGSSSGAIAALGVAWHRPDQFRRVFSTVGTYVGLRGGHNYPTMIRKTEPKPLKIFLQDGSNDLNIYAGDWWNANRTMLSALQWAGYDVENVWGEGGHNGKHGSAIFPDAMKWLWADWQTPITTDTTSHPELKDITIAGESWRSVSIDEAPESIRQNMDRRGDQIRVGDLRYQADPQKGTLTQFVDGGSGASVRPCPSRPAGLAVTPDRRFLLVTDAGGRYVWSYRIDPDGNLVDGQPYSFLHQAVDATDPVAAGAAMTREGRLVVATDLGVQIFDQPGRVHAILNRPVAGGRMRDCAFGGEDMQTLFVVCGDDIFARDLQLVGHDESSPPAKPPKPRL; encoded by the coding sequence ATGACACGCCAGGTTTTGACCCGCTGCAGCGGCCTGTTCCTGTTGGCCGCGGTTTCGGCCGCCCCGCTGAATGCCCAAGTCGCCGAATCGTATCCCGTGCATCCCGATGCGGTTGCCCAAGACAGCGTCCCGCGTGGTGAAGTCACCGCGCACACCTGGAACGACAGCAAGATTTACCCCGGCACTCACCGCGATTACTTCGTTTACGTCCCATCACAGTACGACGGTACCGAACCGGCGGCGGTGATGGTGTTCCAGGATGGCCAGAAATACGTCCGCAAAAACAGCACCTGGGCCCTGCCCAACGTGTTCGACAATTTGATCCATCGTGGCGAAATGCCCGTCACGATCGCCATCTGTATCAATCCCGGCGTCGTGCCGGGCGGTGATGCGGAATCACAGGATCGATTCAATCGCAGTTTCGAATACGATTCCGTCAGCGATCGATACGCCCGGTTTGTCATCGACGAAATCTTGCCCACCGTCGGCAAAAAGTATCGTTTGACGGACGATCCGAATCTGCGTGCGATCGGCGGCAGCAGCAGCGGCGCCATCGCCGCGCTGGGCGTCGCCTGGCATCGGCCGGATCAGTTTCGCCGTGTCTTCAGCACCGTTGGCACGTATGTCGGTCTTCGGGGCGGTCACAATTATCCGACGATGATTCGAAAGACCGAACCGAAACCGCTGAAGATCTTCTTGCAGGACGGCAGCAACGATTTGAACATCTACGCCGGCGACTGGTGGAACGCCAACCGAACCATGTTGTCCGCGCTGCAGTGGGCCGGATACGACGTGGAAAACGTTTGGGGCGAAGGCGGCCATAACGGCAAACACGGAAGTGCGATTTTTCCTGACGCGATGAAGTGGTTGTGGGCCGACTGGCAAACGCCCATCACCACCGACACCACATCCCATCCGGAATTAAAAGACATCACCATCGCGGGTGAAAGCTGGCGATCGGTCAGCATCGATGAAGCCCCCGAGTCCATTCGCCAAAACATGGATCGTCGTGGCGACCAGATTCGTGTCGGTGATCTCCGATACCAAGCCGATCCACAGAAGGGAACGCTGACTCAGTTCGTCGACGGCGGCTCCGGTGCAAGCGTTCGTCCGTGTCCGTCGCGGCCCGCCGGGTTGGCCGTGACGCCGGATCGTCGGTTCTTGTTGGTCACCGATGCGGGCGGACGTTACGTGTGGTCGTACCGAATCGATCCAGACGGAAATCTTGTCGACGGTCAACCGTATTCATTCTTGCATCAAGCAGTCGATGCGACGGATCCCGTTGCGGCCGGCGCGGCGATGACGCGTGAAGGACGTTTGGTGGTCGCCACGGATTTGGGTGTTCAAATCTTTGATCAACCGGGGCGCGTTCACGCCATTCTGAACCGTCCGGTCGCCGGTGGTCGGATGCGTGATTGCGCGTTCGGGGGCGAAGACATGCAAACCTTGTTTGTTGTTTGTGGCGACGACATCTTCGCACGTGACCTGCAATTGGTGGGACACGATGAATCGTCACCGCCGGCGAAGCCACCCAAGCCGCGACTGTAG
- a CDS encoding rhomboid family intramembrane serine protease — protein sequence MIPLRDDIPSRTTPLVNYLIIAICTIAFLAQVASVDSGNTIVQRFGMVPLRLSEPNKEIVVPQAEVVSTPFGPRQVITEKVLPPPAVPAWATILTCMFLHGGWMHFLGNMWFLYIFGDNVEDRLGPLGYAIAYLGTGVAAGLAHYFADPSSPVPTIGASGAIAGVMGAYAFLYPHARVLAVLPIFIFIQTFVVPAPVFLGIWFLLQTFSGIGSTMGGQAGGVAWWAHVGGFVAGGLVALVVGRSPLAHDAVTERRF from the coding sequence ATGATCCCGCTTCGCGACGACATCCCCAGCCGAACCACGCCGTTGGTCAATTACCTGATCATTGCGATTTGCACGATCGCTTTTTTGGCTCAGGTCGCATCGGTGGATTCCGGCAACACGATCGTCCAGCGGTTCGGAATGGTGCCGCTGCGGTTGAGCGAACCGAACAAGGAAATCGTCGTCCCTCAAGCCGAAGTCGTCTCCACGCCCTTCGGCCCTCGCCAAGTGATCACCGAAAAAGTGTTGCCGCCGCCGGCGGTTCCGGCTTGGGCGACGATTTTGACGTGCATGTTTCTGCACGGCGGCTGGATGCATTTCCTGGGGAATATGTGGTTTTTGTACATCTTCGGCGACAACGTCGAAGACCGGCTTGGTCCGCTGGGATATGCGATCGCGTATTTGGGGACCGGAGTGGCGGCAGGGCTGGCCCACTATTTCGCGGATCCGTCCAGCCCGGTGCCGACGATCGGTGCCAGCGGTGCGATCGCCGGGGTGATGGGGGCCTACGCGTTTCTGTACCCGCACGCTCGAGTGCTGGCGGTGCTGCCGATTTTCATCTTCATCCAGACGTTTGTTGTTCCCGCACCCGTGTTTTTGGGGATCTGGTTTTTGCTGCAGACTTTCAGCGGGATCGGGTCGACGATGGGCGGCCAGGCGGGCGGCGTGGCCTGGTGGGCACACGTGGGCGGGTTTGTGGCCGGTGGGCTGGTTGCTTTAGTGGTGGGCCGTTCACCGCTTGCGCATGACGCGGTGACCGAGCGGCGATTTTGA
- a CDS encoding co-chaperone GroES has protein sequence MATATKSKSNVKLQPLGERIVVQREESEDVTAGGIVLPDSAKEKPARGVVIAVGTGKLLDDGSRSESQLKDGDRVLFSSYAGESVEVGDVEYLLMREDDVLAVIE, from the coding sequence ATGGCAACTGCCACGAAATCAAAGTCCAACGTCAAGCTTCAGCCCCTCGGGGAACGCATCGTGGTGCAACGTGAAGAAAGCGAAGACGTCACCGCCGGCGGCATCGTGCTGCCCGATTCGGCCAAAGAAAAGCCGGCCCGAGGCGTGGTCATCGCCGTCGGAACCGGAAAGCTTTTGGACGACGGCAGCCGCAGCGAAAGCCAGTTGAAGGACGGCGACCGCGTGCTGTTCAGCAGCTATGCGGGTGAAAGCGTCGAAGTCGGCGACGTGGAATACCTGTTGATGCGTGAAGACGACGTCTTGGCCGTCATCGAATGA
- the groL gene encoding chaperonin GroEL (60 kDa chaperone family; promotes refolding of misfolded polypeptides especially under stressful conditions; forms two stacked rings of heptamers to form a barrel-shaped 14mer; ends can be capped by GroES; misfolded proteins enter the barrel where they are refolded when GroES binds), producing MSKIIAFDQEAREAIRRGVSKLARTVKVTLGPKGRNVILQKSFGSPTVTKDGVTVAKEVELEDVYENMGARMVREVASKTSDVAGDGTTTATVMAEAIFNEGLKAVVAGVNPIQMKTGIEAAVADITEQLHKMATKVKDQDAMANVATIASNNDREIGNLLADAMSKVGKDGVITVDEGKSLQTEQEWVEGMQFDRGYLSPYFVTDSSSMEAVLEDAYVLIFEKKISNIKDMVPLLEKVVEKGKPLLIIAEDVDGEALATLVINRLRGTFTVAAVKAPGYGDRRKAMMEDIAILTGGQAIFEALGVKLESVDLTHLGRAKKVIIDKDNTTVIEGAGKSADIKARIDQIRREIENTTSDYDREKLEERLAKLAGGVAKVNVGAATESEMKEKKARVEDALHATRAAVEEGILPGGGVALLRASSKVKPSDLTEDQVIGYNIVLRACRAPLTMIAENAGQDGGIVCERVLSAKANEGYNALTDTYEDLVKAGVIDPTKVTRTALGNAASVATLLLTSDALIAEKPKAAGKAGTGGDHDMY from the coding sequence ATGTCCAAAATCATCGCCTTTGATCAGGAAGCCCGCGAAGCGATCCGCCGCGGCGTGTCCAAACTGGCTCGTACCGTCAAAGTCACCCTGGGCCCGAAAGGCCGCAACGTCATCCTGCAAAAAAGCTTTGGCAGCCCGACGGTCACCAAGGACGGCGTGACGGTTGCTAAGGAAGTCGAACTGGAAGACGTCTATGAAAACATGGGCGCTCGAATGGTTCGCGAAGTCGCCAGCAAGACCAGCGACGTCGCCGGTGACGGAACCACCACCGCCACCGTGATGGCCGAAGCGATCTTTAACGAAGGCCTGAAGGCCGTGGTCGCCGGCGTCAACCCGATCCAAATGAAGACCGGGATCGAAGCCGCGGTTGCCGATATCACCGAGCAACTGCACAAGATGGCCACCAAGGTCAAAGACCAAGATGCGATGGCCAACGTCGCAACCATCGCCAGCAACAACGACCGCGAAATCGGCAACCTGTTGGCTGACGCCATGAGCAAGGTCGGTAAAGACGGCGTGATCACCGTCGACGAAGGCAAGAGCCTGCAGACCGAACAAGAATGGGTCGAAGGCATGCAGTTCGATCGCGGCTATCTGTCGCCGTACTTCGTCACCGACAGCAGCAGCATGGAAGCCGTCTTGGAAGACGCTTACGTGCTGATCTTTGAAAAGAAAATCAGCAACATCAAGGACATGGTTCCGTTGCTGGAGAAGGTGGTCGAAAAGGGCAAGCCGCTGTTGATCATCGCCGAAGACGTCGACGGCGAAGCCTTGGCCACTTTGGTCATCAACCGCTTGCGTGGCACCTTCACCGTTGCCGCCGTCAAAGCCCCGGGCTACGGCGACCGTCGCAAGGCCATGATGGAAGACATTGCCATCCTGACCGGCGGACAAGCAATCTTCGAAGCTTTGGGCGTCAAGCTGGAAAGCGTCGACCTGACCCACTTGGGACGTGCCAAGAAGGTCATCATCGACAAGGACAACACGACGGTCATCGAAGGTGCCGGCAAGAGCGCCGACATCAAGGCACGGATCGATCAAATTCGTCGCGAAATCGAAAACACCACCAGCGATTACGATCGTGAAAAGCTGGAAGAACGCTTGGCCAAGCTGGCCGGTGGTGTCGCCAAGGTCAACGTCGGTGCGGCGACCGAAAGCGAAATGAAGGAAAAGAAGGCTCGTGTCGAAGACGCTTTGCACGCGACTCGTGCGGCCGTCGAAGAAGGCATCCTGCCCGGTGGTGGTGTCGCTCTGTTGCGTGCCAGCAGCAAGGTCAAGCCCAGCGATCTAACCGAAGACCAAGTCATCGGTTACAACATCGTTCTGCGTGCCTGCCGCGCACCACTGACCATGATCGCAGAAAACGCCGGGCAAGACGGCGGCATCGTCTGCGAACGCGTGTTGTCGGCTAAGGCAAACGAAGGCTACAACGCCCTGACCGATACCTACGAAGACCTGGTCAAGGCCGGCGTGATCGACCCGACCAAGGTGACCCGTACCGCACTGGGCAACGCCGCCAGCGTCGCCACCTTGTTGCTGACCAGTGACGCCTTGATTGCCGAAAAGCCGAAGGCAGCCGGTAAGGCCGGTACCGGCGGCGATCACGACATGTATTGA
- a CDS encoding RNA polymerase sigma factor — MDNATNAADQGLHWLADHGDTLYRFALHRVSDPATAEDLVQETFLAAIRCQRSPADGDDRGSDSGSDVDEIRCVQAWLIGILKHKICDHFRQARRQNATGDPDAGPTWKSIDTDNIAPATDQPDPSASLDQAEFRDALAACIERLPIAIGQAIRLTLVGGLDAAESSELLGISRDALAARLYRGRLALRQCLTRTWSTETDDENHARPTKPPGTIAVTKKSE; from the coding sequence ATGGACAATGCGACCAATGCCGCCGACCAGGGACTTCACTGGTTGGCCGATCACGGCGACACGCTTTACCGATTCGCATTGCATCGGGTCAGTGATCCGGCCACCGCCGAGGACTTGGTCCAAGAGACGTTTTTGGCGGCGATTCGGTGTCAAAGGTCCCCGGCCGATGGCGATGATCGGGGCAGCGATTCGGGATCAGACGTTGACGAAATCCGCTGCGTGCAAGCTTGGCTGATCGGAATCTTGAAACACAAGATTTGCGACCATTTTCGCCAAGCCCGCCGCCAGAATGCGACTGGTGATCCGGACGCCGGGCCGACTTGGAAATCCATCGACACAGACAACATTGCGCCGGCGACCGACCAGCCCGATCCGTCGGCTTCGCTGGACCAGGCGGAGTTTCGCGATGCGTTGGCGGCCTGCATCGAACGGTTGCCGATTGCAATCGGCCAAGCAATCCGTTTGACTTTGGTGGGCGGACTGGACGCCGCCGAAAGCAGCGAACTACTGGGCATTTCACGCGATGCGTTGGCGGCCCGACTGTATCGGGGACGCCTGGCGCTGCGACAATGCTTGACGCGAACCTGGTCGACCGAGACCGACGACGAAAACCATGCGCGGCCGACCAAGCCCCCCGGGACCATCGCGGTGACAAAGAAATCCGAATGA
- a CDS encoding spondin domain-containing protein, protein MRISSLCRSALALTLTLACGSLHHAHAATIQVTIENLGLDGSTHVTPVFIGFGDGTFTPFTPGQSATTAIERLAEDGNTGPLESAFPFPSENRTTLVQGDGPPTFDAGESATATFDIDLNGGANRLLLATMLLPTNDWFIATQGNGVDLSGLTASSPISFELNRLYDAGTEVNDFATSAANGLFGLSGGQTGPDIGTDENGVVTFLGEIGINDRLADFEGSDPFDGRPVDFNPTLSPLRVTVSAVPEPATCVAAGAFAIGGLVAQRRRRRKDRSQRSKTDPAS, encoded by the coding sequence ATGCGAATTTCTTCTCTGTGCCGATCGGCGCTGGCTTTGACCCTGACTTTGGCTTGCGGAAGCCTTCACCACGCCCATGCGGCCACCATCCAAGTGACGATTGAAAACTTGGGACTGGACGGCAGCACGCACGTCACCCCAGTGTTCATCGGATTCGGCGACGGAACCTTCACACCGTTCACCCCCGGACAATCGGCGACCACCGCGATTGAACGCTTGGCCGAAGACGGCAACACCGGTCCACTGGAATCCGCTTTTCCCTTTCCATCGGAAAATCGCACCACGCTGGTCCAGGGTGACGGCCCGCCGACGTTCGACGCCGGCGAATCGGCGACCGCGACGTTTGATATCGATCTGAATGGTGGGGCCAATCGATTGTTGCTGGCGACCATGTTGTTGCCGACCAACGACTGGTTCATCGCGACCCAAGGCAACGGTGTCGACCTGTCCGGTTTGACCGCGTCATCACCGATCAGTTTTGAACTGAATCGTTTGTACGACGCGGGAACGGAAGTCAACGACTTTGCCACGTCAGCGGCCAACGGACTGTTCGGGCTGTCCGGCGGTCAAACGGGACCCGACATTGGCACCGACGAAAACGGCGTGGTGACTTTCCTGGGTGAAATCGGCATCAACGATCGGCTGGCTGACTTCGAAGGAAGCGACCCGTTCGACGGCCGTCCGGTGGATTTCAATCCGACGCTGTCACCGCTGCGGGTCACCGTGTCGGCCGTGCCGGAACCGGCAACCTGTGTGGCGGCGGGCGCATTCGCGATCGGCGGCTTGGTGGCACAGCGTCGTCGCCGACGCAAAGACCGATCGCAGAGGTCCAAGACAGATCCGGCGTCCTGA
- a CDS encoding glycoside hydrolase family protein, protein MICKPKSDVLPFRRLVAVAIGSLLCTCIATAQHADIPRPEAWNDLVPGGRFMDRFEPIPLLQPRVSAGWGVDGVWQRDVQNGIEDESFSYWGGNILQDDDGRFHLFVCRWDEDHPKGHMAWRESIVVRATSDHRLGPYRVAEIIGQGHNPEAYRTADGRVVCYVIDRKFECQSYVGRSITGPWEKVTPVYDTRDRKVIANLTNNSFSRREDGSFLMVNRGGGMWVSRDGLAPWEQITQGSNYPKVEGRFEDPVLWRSNVQYHMIVNDWYGRIAYHLRSKNGVHWKVDPGEAYMPGIAVSQDGQSDDWYKYERIKIFQDEHGRGIQANFAVIDFSKHDDLPNDQHSSKNISIPLKPGRLLTLSNPTAITDDTAEVRLRIDAEEGFDPIRDLDLESLRFGAPEEVDFGRGATLIGTEHDDRGLVLIFAGTDCNFEDHNFAGKLIGRTRDGQMTFGYCRLPWVTYVEPIVTAKRPEAMANDAGLWVLRIPVANHGQVDAAGSKMSLQIDQTDPIILECPPLKPYQSANVVAAIPDDLLDGKPHQVTIGCGIGITRTNVFVADKFRLPAK, encoded by the coding sequence ATGATCTGCAAACCCAAGTCTGACGTCTTACCGTTCCGCCGGTTGGTCGCTGTCGCGATTGGTTCGTTATTGTGCACCTGCATCGCCACCGCCCAACATGCCGACATTCCGCGACCGGAAGCCTGGAACGACCTGGTTCCCGGCGGACGATTCATGGATCGATTCGAACCGATCCCGTTATTGCAACCTCGGGTAAGTGCGGGCTGGGGTGTGGATGGCGTATGGCAGCGCGACGTTCAAAACGGAATCGAAGACGAATCGTTTTCCTACTGGGGTGGCAACATCCTGCAGGACGACGACGGCCGGTTCCACCTGTTTGTTTGCCGCTGGGACGAAGACCATCCCAAGGGCCACATGGCTTGGCGTGAATCGATCGTCGTCCGCGCGACATCCGACCATCGGCTGGGCCCTTACCGCGTCGCCGAGATCATCGGCCAGGGGCACAACCCCGAAGCTTATCGAACGGCCGATGGGCGAGTCGTTTGCTATGTGATCGATCGCAAGTTTGAGTGCCAAAGTTATGTCGGCCGATCCATCACAGGCCCTTGGGAAAAGGTTACCCCGGTCTATGACACACGTGACCGAAAGGTCATCGCCAACCTGACCAACAACAGCTTCAGCCGACGAGAAGACGGTTCGTTTTTGATGGTCAATCGTGGTGGTGGCATGTGGGTCAGCCGCGACGGGCTGGCACCTTGGGAACAAATCACCCAAGGCAGCAATTACCCGAAAGTCGAAGGCCGGTTCGAAGACCCCGTGCTGTGGCGCAGCAACGTCCAATACCACATGATCGTCAACGACTGGTACGGCCGTATCGCGTACCATTTGCGCAGCAAGAACGGTGTGCACTGGAAAGTGGATCCCGGCGAAGCCTACATGCCGGGGATCGCCGTTTCACAAGACGGCCAAAGCGACGACTGGTACAAGTACGAGCGGATCAAAATCTTTCAAGACGAACACGGTCGCGGCATCCAAGCCAATTTTGCCGTCATCGATTTCAGCAAGCACGATGACCTGCCCAACGACCAGCACAGTTCGAAAAATATCTCCATTCCGCTGAAGCCCGGACGCCTATTGACGCTATCCAACCCGACGGCGATCACCGACGACACCGCGGAGGTCCGCTTGCGAATCGATGCGGAAGAAGGCTTCGACCCGATCCGTGATCTGGACCTGGAAAGCCTGCGATTCGGTGCGCCGGAAGAAGTCGACTTTGGACGTGGCGCGACTCTGATTGGCACTGAACACGATGATCGTGGGTTGGTCTTGATCTTCGCCGGTACAGACTGCAATTTCGAAGACCATAACTTCGCCGGTAAACTGATCGGCCGCACCCGCGACGGTCAAATGACGTTCGGCTATTGCCGACTGCCTTGGGTCACGTATGTCGAACCGATCGTCACGGCAAAGCGTCCCGAAGCGATGGCCAACGATGCGGGCCTGTGGGTGTTGCGGATTCCGGTGGCCAACCACGGTCAAGTCGATGCGGCGGGATCAAAGATGTCCCTCCAAATCGACCAGACCGATCCCATCATTCTCGAATGCCCGCCGCTGAAACCCTATCAGTCGGCAAACGTTGTGGCCGCGATCCCGGATGACCTTCTGGACGGAAAGCCACACCAGGTGACGATCGGCTGTGGCATCGGGATCACCCGAACCAACGTCTTTGTCGCGGACAAGTTTCGATTGCCCGCGAAATGA
- a CDS encoding leucine-rich repeat domain-containing protein encodes MIAELHRHLRFAALFGLTTLVLAPTSTNAFADDPPTDKEKPVAAQAKEGSEKATEKKDDPAPAKKADVKKDDAKKENNKKEDAKKEDAKKEDAKNQDARKNEADKKPVAAPVKSIFADEALEDAVRREVFAKRYNDEPITASDVAKISRVVGIDQKITSLEGLQHCKELMLIDLRDNAISDLSPIANLKRLQSVSLSDNKIRDIGPLKDLTSMQYLDLSGNKIADLSPVANMSNLRTLYAADNRLPDIAVVAKLPKLWSLDVAKNQIRDLRPVSGLSWLTTLEFSGNQVDSLKPVAGLTDLKMLLMSRNQVKDLSPLVDACRKDAESDRRFAPYLQVYLGGNPLDEKTLQNAKAELESFGVDVFVK; translated from the coding sequence ATGATCGCAGAACTTCATCGACATCTTCGGTTTGCTGCCCTGTTCGGATTGACCACGCTGGTTTTAGCCCCAACATCGACCAATGCGTTCGCCGACGACCCACCGACGGATAAAGAAAAGCCGGTAGCGGCACAAGCGAAGGAAGGATCGGAAAAGGCGACGGAGAAGAAGGACGATCCCGCGCCCGCCAAAAAAGCGGACGTGAAGAAGGACGACGCGAAAAAAGAAAACAACAAGAAAGAAGACGCTAAGAAAGAAGACGCTAAGAAAGAAGACGCTAAGAATCAGGACGCAAGGAAGAATGAAGCCGACAAGAAGCCGGTCGCCGCACCGGTGAAGTCGATCTTTGCCGACGAAGCTTTGGAAGACGCGGTTCGCCGCGAAGTGTTTGCCAAACGCTACAACGACGAACCGATCACCGCGTCCGACGTCGCCAAGATTTCACGAGTCGTCGGGATCGATCAAAAGATCACCAGTCTGGAAGGACTTCAGCACTGCAAAGAATTGATGCTGATCGATCTGCGTGACAATGCGATCAGCGATCTTTCGCCGATCGCGAATTTGAAGCGGTTGCAATCCGTATCGCTTAGCGACAACAAGATCCGCGACATTGGTCCGTTGAAAGACCTGACGTCCATGCAATACCTGGACCTTTCGGGCAACAAGATTGCCGATCTATCGCCGGTCGCGAACATGTCCAACCTGCGGACGCTTTACGCCGCCGACAATCGGCTGCCCGACATTGCGGTGGTGGCCAAGTTGCCCAAGCTGTGGTCGTTGGACGTCGCCAAAAATCAGATCCGCGATTTGCGTCCGGTTTCGGGGCTGTCGTGGCTGACCACGTTGGAGTTTTCCGGCAACCAAGTCGATTCGCTCAAGCCCGTCGCGGGACTGACGGATCTAAAGATGTTGCTGATGTCTCGCAACCAAGTGAAAGACTTGTCGCCGCTGGTTGACGCGTGTCGAAAGGATGCGGAATCGGATCGACGGTTTGCGCCTTACTTGCAGGTCTATCTGGGCGGCAATCCGCTGGACGAAAAGACGTTGCAAAACGCCAAAGCCGAATTGGAATCATTCGGCGTCGACGTCTTCGTCAAATAG
- a CDS encoding NupC/NupG family nucleoside CNT transporter translates to MQARLICVLGLACFIAAAWAISSDRRKFPWRVVVGGLLLQLTLAFLVLATNPGKAFFVFIGDVFQEVMACVDAGSGFLFRAGGDNPLGDSLLGTFAFGVLPTVIFFSSLMSVLYHLGIMQRLVAAMAWVMRFSLGTTGAETLAAAANVFVGHTEAPLVVKPYLATMTRSELCAMMTGGFATVTGGLLGVYAGMGIDISHLLTASVISAPAALLIAKVMVPETESDRVADAVSVFAASGHDNMIGAAVQGASDGLKLALNVGAMLIAFLALIALIDVLLGHLADALIWAGLRLGVFQPATDFTFSLGQILGYLCWPFAWLMGIPADECMEAGRLIGLKTVANEFIAFDALGRADVGPEGVLSERTAVVLTYALAGFSNFGAIGIQVGGIGGLEPSRRQDLAALGLRAMFGGLLACCMTGAIAGILIA, encoded by the coding sequence GTGCAAGCAAGGCTGATTTGTGTTCTGGGGCTGGCTTGTTTCATCGCAGCGGCTTGGGCGATCAGCAGTGACCGCAGAAAGTTTCCTTGGCGGGTGGTCGTCGGCGGGCTGTTGTTGCAGTTGACCCTCGCGTTCTTGGTGTTGGCGACGAATCCCGGCAAAGCATTCTTCGTCTTCATCGGCGACGTCTTTCAAGAAGTCATGGCGTGTGTCGATGCCGGCAGCGGTTTTCTGTTTCGCGCCGGCGGTGACAACCCGCTGGGCGATTCGCTGTTGGGCACGTTCGCATTCGGCGTGTTGCCGACGGTGATTTTCTTCAGTTCGCTGATGAGCGTTCTTTATCACTTGGGCATCATGCAGCGGCTGGTCGCTGCGATGGCGTGGGTGATGCGTTTTTCGTTGGGCACCACCGGCGCCGAAACTTTGGCCGCCGCGGCCAACGTCTTCGTCGGTCACACCGAAGCCCCGCTGGTGGTCAAGCCTTACTTGGCAACGATGACCCGCAGCGAATTGTGCGCGATGATGACCGGCGGTTTTGCGACCGTGACCGGTGGGTTGCTGGGCGTGTATGCCGGGATGGGCATCGACATTTCTCACCTGCTGACCGCATCGGTTATCAGCGCACCGGCCGCGTTGCTGATCGCTAAAGTCATGGTGCCGGAAACCGAATCCGACCGGGTGGCCGACGCGGTGTCGGTATTTGCCGCCAGCGGGCATGACAACATGATCGGGGCGGCCGTCCAAGGCGCCAGTGACGGATTGAAGTTGGCGCTGAACGTCGGCGCGATGTTGATCGCATTCTTGGCGTTGATTGCGTTGATCGATGTCTTGTTGGGGCATCTGGCCGATGCGCTGATATGGGCCGGCCTACGGCTGGGCGTTTTCCAGCCGGCGACGGACTTTACGTTCAGCCTGGGGCAAATACTGGGATACCTGTGCTGGCCTTTCGCGTGGCTGATGGGGATTCCGGCGGACGAATGCATGGAAGCCGGACGGCTGATCGGGCTGAAAACCGTTGCCAACGAATTCATCGCCTTTGACGCGCTCGGCCGAGCAGACGTTGGGCCGGAAGGTGTGTTGAGCGAACGAACCGCCGTGGTGCTGACCTATGCGTTGGCGGGGTTCAGTAATTTCGGTGCGATCGGCATCCAGGTCGGCGGCATCGGTGGTTTGGAACCCAGTCGACGGCAAGACTTGGCTGCCCTGGGATTGCGGGCGATGTTCGGCGGTTTGCTGGCGTGTTGCATGACCGGGGCGATCGCCGGAATTTTGATCGCTTGA
- the upp gene encoding uracil phosphoribosyltransferase: protein MTSEPSNVVRVSHPLVDHHLSVVRCETTCPAEFRAAVHRLTMLISVPATDHLPTDRVQIQTPVAMADCRRINADVGLVPVLRAGLGMVDPVLQILPDASVWHLGMYRNEETAQPVGYYDKLPNGSPPDVAMILDPMLATGGSIDLVVRRLQRWGVGDIRVLSIIAAKPGIERIAKDFPDVKIFVAAIDPELNEHAFIVPGLGDAGDRIFDTPNQD, encoded by the coding sequence TTGACCAGCGAACCAAGTAATGTCGTTCGGGTTTCGCACCCTTTGGTCGACCACCATCTGTCGGTCGTCCGTTGTGAAACGACTTGTCCCGCCGAATTCCGCGCCGCGGTCCATCGATTGACGATGTTGATCAGCGTGCCGGCGACCGATCATTTGCCGACCGATCGGGTCCAGATTCAGACGCCTGTTGCGATGGCGGATTGCCGCCGAATCAATGCCGATGTGGGATTGGTTCCCGTGTTGCGAGCGGGCTTGGGGATGGTCGATCCGGTGCTGCAGATCTTGCCCGATGCCAGCGTTTGGCACTTGGGCATGTACCGCAATGAAGAAACCGCACAGCCGGTGGGCTATTACGACAAGCTGCCCAACGGCAGCCCGCCGGACGTCGCCATGATTTTGGATCCGATGCTGGCGACCGGCGGATCGATCGATTTGGTCGTGCGTCGATTGCAACGTTGGGGCGTCGGCGACATTCGCGTGTTAAGCATCATCGCGGCCAAGCCGGGAATCGAGCGAATCGCCAAAGACTTTCCTGACGTGAAGATCTTTGTCGCCGCCATTGACCCCGAACTGAACGAACACGCGTTCATCGTGCCCGGTTTGGGCGATGCCGGCGACCGCATTTTTGACACGCCCAACCAGGATTAA